One genomic window of Mucilaginibacter sp. SJ includes the following:
- a CDS encoding YceI family protein, translating to MKKKIYIAALLIFAATAGFSQTVTKSDISFKIKNLGFNVAGTFSGLQADIRFKPNDLAGSYIEASVASNTVNSDNESRDNHLKSEDYFDVAKYPKITMKSVSFKRKGGSNYTGNFNVTIRDKTKLIEIPFTYTESGNAAQLKGSFMILRTDFGIGGKNLILSNEASVLVEAEISK from the coding sequence ATGAAGAAGAAAATTTATATAGCAGCACTTTTAATTTTCGCGGCAACAGCCGGCTTCTCGCAAACGGTAACCAAATCAGATATCAGCTTTAAGATTAAAAACCTCGGCTTTAACGTGGCCGGTACCTTCAGCGGCTTACAGGCCGATATCAGGTTTAAACCCAATGATTTGGCAGGTAGCTATATTGAGGCGTCCGTTGCTTCAAATACCGTGAACAGCGATAATGAAAGCCGGGATAACCACCTTAAAAGTGAGGATTATTTTGATGTGGCAAAATACCCGAAAATCACGATGAAATCTGTTTCATTTAAACGTAAAGGCGGGAGCAACTATACGGGCAATTTTAACGTAACTATTAGAGATAAAACAAAGTTGATTGAAATACCTTTTACGTATACCGAATCGGGTAACGCGGCTCAACTGAAAGGAAGCTTCATGATATTGCGGACAGATTTTGGCATCGGCGGCAAAAATTTGATCCTGTCAAATGAGGCCAGCGTTTTGGTTGAGGCGGAGATCAGCAAATAA
- a CDS encoding UbiA family prenyltransferase — MKFKQFIPTRSALAHLRFVFSVFLLPVYLFAFSQADTVKTSIAVLVFFIWHFLAFPASNGYNSYFDKDEHSIALLAKPPQVDISLYYFSILLEIMAFLLGFIISWEFAFAVLIYGIMSKLYSHPATRLKKYPIISFLTVFIFQGCFIYYTTYTALTGTSLFGHWDLGLIIPGAISSCLIGASYPLTQVYQHEEDGRRGDKTLSIVLGYKGSFIFSGVLFAAGIALSYWYWHLAGMMLNFYFFIVCAAPIFFFFNYWFYKVGQSTTNANFKNAMRMNFISSGCMLIYFGVLAVFS, encoded by the coding sequence ATGAAATTTAAACAATTTATCCCCACCCGGTCGGCATTGGCGCATTTACGGTTTGTTTTCTCTGTTTTTTTGCTGCCGGTATACCTGTTTGCTTTTAGCCAGGCCGATACGGTAAAAACTTCAATTGCTGTTCTCGTGTTTTTCATCTGGCATTTTCTCGCTTTCCCGGCCAGTAACGGCTATAACAGTTATTTTGATAAGGATGAACATAGCATTGCTCTGTTAGCCAAACCGCCTCAAGTGGATATCAGCCTGTATTATTTTTCTATTTTGCTGGAGATAATGGCTTTTTTATTGGGCTTTATCATTAGCTGGGAATTTGCCTTTGCGGTGCTCATTTATGGTATTATGTCAAAGCTGTACAGCCATCCGGCTACCCGGTTAAAAAAATATCCAATCATCAGCTTTTTAACGGTGTTCATTTTCCAGGGATGTTTTATTTATTACACCACCTACACCGCTTTGACCGGTACAAGCCTGTTTGGTCATTGGGATTTAGGCCTGATTATTCCGGGAGCTATCAGCTCCTGCCTCATCGGGGCATCATACCCCTTAACCCAGGTGTATCAGCATGAAGAAGACGGCAGGCGGGGCGATAAAACGCTTAGTATCGTTTTAGGTTACAAAGGTTCCTTTATTTTTTCGGGCGTATTGTTTGCCGCGGGGATAGCCCTTTCTTACTGGTACTGGCACCTGGCTGGCATGATGCTTAACTTTTATTTCTTTATAGTATGCGCCGCACCGATATTTTTCTTTTTTAATTATTGGTTTTATAAAGTAGGGCAATCAACAACCAATGCTAATTTTAAAAACGCCATGCGTATGAATTTCATCAGCTCAGGTTGTATGCTAATCTATTTCGGGGTGCTGGCGGTGTTTAGTTGA
- a CDS encoding DUF885 domain-containing protein: MKKILLMLFIAGSFAACNQPKSTDTASGIPANKDLAKVFEDYFQDGLKLYPLNATYIGDRRYNDLLPNDGSAEFLEKAHDYNSVYLSKVKNFDRAELNEDDKLSYDIFTYEVQLALDNFKYHFEYMPFNQFYALPITMGQLGSGSGAQPFKTVVDYNDWLKRLSAFQIWADTAISNFNKGVKTGVVLPKSLVVKMIPEMQDLVSKDVEKSLFYGPVKNMPKDFSDADKTQLTEAYKKAITQIVNPTYQKLADYLKNQYLPHARATSGFSSLPDGTAKYTYLVKQQTTTDKTPEEIYQLGLKEVARIRGLMDSIKTSVGFKGDLKAFFEYMKTDPKFTPYKTPKDVLDAFENIHKRMEPNLKKMFNHVPKTPFEIRQTEAFRAASASAEYNQGSADGTRPGIFYVPILDATKFNTTSGMESLFLHEAIPGHHYQISLTQENASLPKFRRFDGGETAYVEGWALYCESLGKELGLYTDPYQYMGALGDEIHRAIRLVVDVAIHTKGMTREQAIKYMMDNEAISEQGATAEIERYMAIPGQALSYKIGALKIRELRTKYEKQLGGKFNIAEFHDQVLKDGAMPMAVFEAKMDAWAAKK; the protein is encoded by the coding sequence ATGAAAAAAATATTACTCATGCTATTCATAGCAGGTTCGTTCGCGGCCTGTAATCAACCTAAATCAACAGACACCGCCAGCGGCATCCCGGCCAATAAAGACCTCGCCAAAGTTTTTGAAGATTATTTCCAGGACGGCTTAAAGCTCTACCCGCTTAATGCCACCTATATTGGGGACAGGCGCTATAATGACCTGCTACCTAACGATGGTTCGGCTGAATTTCTGGAAAAGGCGCATGATTATAACTCGGTTTACTTGTCGAAAGTGAAAAACTTTGACCGCGCTGAACTGAACGAAGACGACAAGCTATCATACGATATATTTACCTACGAGGTGCAACTGGCCCTGGATAACTTTAAATACCATTTCGAGTACATGCCTTTTAACCAGTTTTATGCCCTGCCAATTACCATGGGGCAGCTTGGCTCGGGCTCTGGCGCGCAGCCCTTTAAAACGGTTGTAGATTATAACGACTGGCTGAAACGTTTATCTGCTTTCCAGATCTGGGCTGATACCGCCATCTCCAATTTTAACAAAGGCGTCAAAACAGGCGTAGTGCTGCCAAAATCGTTAGTTGTTAAAATGATCCCCGAAATGCAGGACCTGGTATCAAAAGATGTAGAAAAAAGCCTGTTCTACGGGCCGGTTAAGAATATGCCGAAGGATTTTTCGGATGCGGATAAAACACAGCTGACCGAGGCTTACAAGAAAGCCATTACTCAAATTGTTAACCCAACCTATCAAAAACTGGCCGATTATCTGAAAAACCAATATCTGCCCCACGCACGTGCAACCTCGGGCTTTTCATCCCTGCCAGATGGCACCGCTAAATACACCTATTTAGTTAAACAACAAACTACCACAGATAAAACCCCTGAAGAAATTTACCAATTGGGTTTGAAAGAAGTTGCCCGGATCCGTGGCTTAATGGATAGCATCAAAACCAGTGTCGGCTTTAAGGGCGATTTGAAGGCGTTTTTCGAATACATGAAAACCGACCCTAAGTTTACTCCTTACAAAACCCCGAAGGATGTACTTGATGCTTTTGAAAACATTCATAAACGCATGGAGCCAAACCTGAAAAAAATGTTTAACCATGTGCCCAAAACCCCTTTCGAGATCAGGCAAACCGAAGCCTTCCGCGCGGCATCGGCCAGTGCGGAGTATAACCAGGGGTCGGCAGATGGTACCCGTCCCGGTATTTTTTACGTGCCGATATTAGATGCCACCAAGTTTAACACCACATCGGGCATGGAATCATTGTTTCTTCATGAAGCAATTCCTGGTCACCATTACCAGATTTCGTTAACCCAGGAAAACGCTTCATTGCCAAAATTCCGCCGCTTTGATGGCGGGGAAACAGCCTATGTAGAAGGCTGGGCGCTGTATTGCGAATCATTAGGGAAAGAGCTCGGCTTGTACACCGATCCGTACCAGTATATGGGCGCGTTAGGCGATGAGATTCACCGTGCCATCCGTTTGGTTGTCGACGTTGCCATCCACACCAAAGGAATGACCCGTGAGCAGGCTATTAAATATATGATGGATAACGAAGCTATCAGCGAACAAGGTGCAACTGCCGAAATTGAACGTTATATGGCTATTCCCGGCCAGGCATTGAGCTACAAAATAGGCGCACTCAAAATCCGCGAACTGCGCACCAAATATGAAAAGCAATTAGGCGGCAAATTCAATATCGCCGAATTTCATGACCAGGTATTAAAAGACGGCGCCATGCCAATGGCTGTTTTTGAAGCTAAAATGGATGCCTGGGCTGCGAAGAAGTAG
- a CDS encoding Fic family protein has product MKYYEIMSYLEKIQQIDSFQAAIHAHGPLPQELLNKINYKLRLEWNYTSNSMEGNSLTKRETRTVMVGVINVQDKPLKDVIEIRNHDKVISTIMKIGKGELNVSESRIREIHKGIMYEEDPEKQRFIGEWKNVDNYMFNFEGERYDFAPYTEVAERMHRLVNWLNTEKEKIQRNQKDAKHPVILALKFHIDYLTIHPFYDGNGRTARILSNLILISYGFPPFYIKDNEKQSYYRYLTDIQSNGGDPDLFYEFMAGLILRSLQITSDAIHGKEAVDD; this is encoded by the coding sequence TTGAAATATTACGAAATCATGAGCTATTTAGAAAAAATACAACAAATTGACAGCTTTCAGGCTGCCATACATGCTCATGGCCCTCTTCCGCAAGAGCTACTCAACAAAATAAATTACAAGTTACGGCTGGAGTGGAACTACACTTCTAACAGTATGGAAGGAAACAGCCTTACTAAACGCGAAACCCGAACCGTAATGGTAGGGGTTATCAACGTACAGGACAAACCGCTTAAAGATGTAATAGAGATCCGTAATCATGACAAGGTGATCAGCACGATCATGAAAATAGGTAAAGGCGAACTTAATGTTTCTGAAAGTAGAATCCGGGAAATACATAAAGGTATTATGTATGAAGAAGATCCGGAAAAGCAACGATTTATAGGCGAATGGAAAAACGTTGATAACTATATGTTCAACTTCGAGGGTGAACGGTATGATTTTGCTCCGTATACAGAAGTTGCCGAACGGATGCACCGGTTAGTGAATTGGTTGAACACCGAAAAAGAAAAGATCCAGCGAAACCAAAAGGATGCAAAGCACCCGGTTATTCTCGCCCTTAAATTTCATATCGATTACCTTACCATTCATCCTTTTTATGATGGCAATGGGCGCACCGCCCGTATCCTTTCCAACCTGATATTAATATCCTATGGCTTTCCTCCTTTTTATATTAAGGATAACGAAAAGCAAAGTTACTATCGATACCTCACTGATATTCAAAGTAATGGTGGTGACCCGGACCTGTTTTATGAGTTTATGGCAGGATTGATATTGCGTTCGTTGCAAATTACCTCCGATGCCATTCATGGTAAGGAAGCCGTGGACGATTGA
- the uvrA gene encoding excinuclease ABC subunit UvrA produces the protein MSTKPLVDLGEQSEVEVYGARVHNLKNIDVSFPRNQLVVITGLSGSGKSSLAFDTIYAEGQRRYMETFSAYSRQFMGGMERPDVDKVSGLSPVIAIEQKTTSKNPRSTVGTITEIYDFMRLLFARAGDAYSYTTGEKMERMSEDQILKTISEKFDGQPVNILAPVVKARKGHYRELFESIRKQGFLKVWVDGAIADVEPKMQVDRYKIHDIDIVVDRLVVSEKDSKRLYTSVQQALKIAKGIIRIADKDNNVSYYSKYLMDPVSGISYDEPQPNTFSFNSPYGACEKCNGLGYIFEVDEASVIPNPKLSIMNGGLAPIGEYRETWIFQVLKSLAKKYEFSLSTPIEKLNRDQLDMILNGAPETLSVAVEYNKWNVQSYQITFEGIIRMLEEQQERRNDEGVDDMENYRVLRTCPVCEGARLKKESLHFKVDGKNIFELACMDINHLQDWFDGLEDRLNERQNVIAKEILKEIRARIVFLLDVGLSYLTLDRTAKTLSGGEAQRIRLATQIGSQLMNVMYILDEPSIGLHQRDNERLINALKNLRDLGNTVLVVEHDKDMILEADHVIDMGPAAGVHGGQVVAEGTPAQLMEKHTLTTSYINGEREIAIPKKRREGNGKTLSLKKATGHNLKKVSVDFPLGKLIGITGVSGSGKSSLITETLYPILNHHFFRAKKQPLPYEKIEGLEHIDKVIEIDQTPIGRTPRSNPATYTGVFSDIRNLFVALPESRIRGYKPGRFSFNVKGGRCETCQGAGMKVIEMNFLPDVQVPCEECGGRRYNRETLEVRYRGKSISDVLDMSIEDATPFFEHIPSIYRKVKTLNDVGLGYITLGQASTTLSGGEAQRVKLATELSKKDTGNTFYILDEPTTGLHFEDINVLLGVLNQLVDKGNTVLVIEHNLDVIKVADHVIDLGPEGGSGGGNILFSGTPEGLCKVKNSFTGKFLKKEMGL, from the coding sequence ATGAGTACAAAACCTCTTGTTGACCTGGGCGAGCAAAGTGAAGTTGAAGTTTATGGTGCCCGGGTGCATAACCTGAAAAATATAGATGTTTCGTTTCCGCGTAATCAGCTGGTGGTAATTACCGGATTGAGCGGCAGCGGCAAGTCATCGCTGGCGTTTGATACCATTTACGCCGAAGGCCAGCGCCGTTATATGGAAACATTTTCGGCCTATTCGCGCCAGTTTATGGGCGGGATGGAGCGGCCGGATGTTGATAAGGTGTCGGGCCTGAGCCCTGTTATTGCTATAGAGCAAAAAACCACCAGCAAAAACCCGCGCTCCACCGTAGGTACTATTACCGAGATCTATGATTTTATGCGTTTGCTCTTCGCCCGTGCGGGTGATGCTTACTCGTACACCACTGGTGAAAAGATGGAACGCATGAGCGAAGACCAGATCCTGAAAACCATCAGCGAAAAATTTGACGGGCAGCCGGTTAATATTTTGGCACCGGTAGTAAAAGCCCGTAAAGGCCACTACCGCGAATTGTTCGAGTCCATCCGCAAACAAGGCTTTTTAAAGGTTTGGGTTGATGGCGCTATCGCCGATGTTGAGCCCAAAATGCAGGTTGACCGTTACAAGATCCACGATATTGATATTGTGGTTGACCGCCTGGTGGTAAGCGAAAAGGACAGCAAACGTTTATATACTTCCGTTCAGCAGGCTTTGAAAATTGCCAAGGGCATTATCCGTATTGCCGATAAGGATAATAATGTATCCTATTATAGTAAATACCTGATGGACCCGGTTTCGGGTATTTCATATGATGAGCCTCAGCCTAATACATTTTCGTTCAACTCGCCTTATGGCGCCTGCGAAAAGTGTAACGGACTGGGTTATATTTTTGAAGTTGATGAAGCTTCAGTGATCCCTAATCCGAAACTGAGCATCATGAACGGCGGTTTAGCCCCTATTGGCGAATACCGCGAAACCTGGATCTTCCAGGTATTGAAATCGCTGGCTAAAAAGTATGAGTTCTCGCTCTCAACGCCTATCGAAAAGCTTAACCGCGATCAGTTGGATATGATCCTGAATGGCGCGCCTGAAACATTGAGTGTCGCTGTAGAATATAACAAGTGGAATGTTCAAAGCTACCAGATTACTTTTGAAGGCATCATCCGCATGCTTGAAGAACAGCAGGAACGCCGCAATGATGAAGGTGTAGACGATATGGAGAACTATCGCGTGCTCCGCACCTGCCCGGTTTGCGAAGGTGCAAGGCTCAAAAAAGAGTCGCTGCATTTTAAGGTAGATGGTAAAAACATATTTGAACTGGCCTGCATGGATATCAACCACTTGCAGGATTGGTTTGACGGCCTGGAAGATCGTCTTAACGAACGTCAGAATGTTATAGCCAAGGAAATCCTGAAAGAGATCCGCGCACGTATTGTGTTTTTGCTGGATGTTGGCTTGAGCTATCTAACGCTCGACCGTACAGCTAAAACCCTTTCGGGCGGTGAAGCGCAACGGATCAGGCTGGCTACGCAAATTGGCTCCCAACTGATGAATGTAATGTACATTCTGGATGAGCCAAGTATCGGTTTACACCAGCGCGATAACGAGCGTTTGATTAACGCCCTTAAAAACCTGCGTGATTTAGGTAATACCGTATTGGTTGTTGAGCACGATAAGGATATGATCCTGGAGGCCGACCACGTAATTGACATGGGCCCGGCAGCGGGTGTACATGGTGGCCAGGTTGTTGCAGAAGGTACTCCAGCCCAATTAATGGAAAAGCATACGCTCACCACATCATACATTAATGGCGAGCGCGAAATAGCAATACCCAAAAAACGCAGAGAAGGTAACGGCAAAACCCTGAGCCTGAAAAAAGCTACCGGCCATAACCTGAAGAAAGTGTCGGTTGATTTCCCTTTGGGGAAACTGATCGGTATAACCGGTGTATCGGGCAGCGGTAAGTCAAGCCTGATCACCGAGACTTTATATCCTATTTTGAACCATCATTTTTTTAGGGCCAAGAAACAACCGCTGCCTTATGAAAAAATTGAGGGATTGGAGCATATCGATAAAGTAATTGAGATAGATCAAACACCAATTGGTCGTACGCCACGTTCAAACCCGGCTACCTATACCGGGGTGTTTTCGGACATCCGCAATCTGTTCGTGGCACTACCGGAATCAAGGATCAGGGGCTATAAACCCGGTCGTTTCTCGTTCAACGTAAAAGGTGGCCGTTGCGAAACCTGCCAGGGCGCCGGTATGAAAGTGATTGAAATGAACTTTTTGCCAGACGTGCAGGTGCCATGCGAAGAATGCGGCGGCAGAAGATATAACCGCGAGACACTGGAGGTTCGCTACCGTGGTAAATCCATCAGTGATGTGCTGGATATGAGTATTGAGGATGCTACGCCATTCTTTGAGCACATCCCCTCCATCTACCGTAAAGTAAAAACACTTAACGATGTAGGATTGGGCTATATCACTTTAGGGCAAGCTTCAACAACATTATCGGGCGGTGAGGCACAACGTGTTAAACTGGCTACCGAGCTATCCAAAAAAGACACAGGCAATACTTTTTATATCCTGGATGAGCCTACCACCGGTTTGCACTTTGAAGATATTAACGTGCTGTTAGGTGTGCTTAACCAGTTGGTTGATAAAGGCAATACTGTTTTAGTTATTGAACACAACCTTGATGTAATTAAAGTGGCCGATCATGTAATTGACCTTGGCCCCGAAGGCGGCTCAGGTGGTGGTAATATCCTGTTCTCCGGTACACCTGAAGGTTTGTGCAAGGTGAAGAACAGCTTCACGGGTAAATTTTTGAAGAAAGAAATGGGGCTGTAG
- a CDS encoding lytic transglycosylase domain-containing protein, with translation MIKKHLLTCSVTLVLVLISELNIFGTTIIEKAAKAATLSARTSDFIFLKSSKAVAYNFANEALPVNDARVTRKLNKSLRQHDFKSVQSNVLHRKAELWFPIIEPILKFYGIPEDFKYIPLVESGLKSGTSPKGASGFWQFMPGTARTYGLRVGHGVDERKNLRKSTIAACKYIKELYDEFNSWTLAAAAYNNGSIKLARAINKQKEDNYFRMKLNRETGSYVYKLIAMKAVIEQPKEHGYDNYFLIPPASQLLAIN, from the coding sequence ATGATTAAAAAACACTTACTTACGTGCTCCGTAACACTGGTGCTGGTTCTCATTTCAGAGCTTAATATTTTCGGTACAACGATCATCGAAAAGGCTGCAAAAGCGGCAACTTTAAGCGCCCGAACCTCAGATTTTATTTTTCTCAAAAGCTCAAAGGCAGTTGCTTACAACTTTGCCAATGAGGCTTTACCAGTTAATGACGCAAGGGTTACACGTAAACTCAACAAATCGCTCAGGCAGCACGACTTTAAAAGTGTGCAGAGCAATGTATTGCACCGGAAAGCCGAGCTATGGTTTCCGATCATCGAGCCCATTTTAAAGTTTTACGGTATCCCGGAAGATTTTAAGTACATCCCTTTGGTTGAGTCGGGCCTAAAATCGGGCACATCACCAAAAGGCGCGTCGGGTTTTTGGCAATTTATGCCGGGTACTGCACGTACCTACGGACTTAGAGTGGGCCATGGAGTTGATGAGCGGAAAAACCTTCGCAAATCAACTATTGCAGCCTGCAAGTATATCAAAGAACTATACGATGAATTTAACAGCTGGACACTGGCGGCTGCCGCTTACAACAATGGCTCGATCAAATTAGCGCGCGCCATTAACAAGCAAAAAGAAGATAACTACTTTCGCATGAAGCTGAACCGCGAAACCGGTTCATATGTTTACAAGCTAATTGCAATGAAAGCAGTTATTGAGCAGCCAAAAGAGCACGGGTATGATAATTACTTTCTCATCCCGCCTGCATCACAGTTGCTGGCAATTAATTAA
- a CDS encoding pseudouridine synthase yields MVFKRPAGSRDDKPGKSSSRSPRSDDRPKKSASTPKGKATPNGEKKILSRPEKTFQSNRFSDDKPKSNFRAGESSGDKRSGAKPRPYSGRPAADSDDRPKRNFGGNSAGERKSFSGGPRKPYSGRPTTSDNDRPKRSFGGESQGEKKSYSSPRTRSSASFEGKPKRSFGGDAGGERKFAPRGTEGGFKKREGGFKEKSPFGERPAHRPHDRENQQDAPKTMRSRKNSPAKKSEDDGLIRLNRYISNAGICSRRKADELITAGVVSVNGEVVTELGTKVDPFKDTIKYNGETLKREKMVYVLLNKPKDYITTTDDPQERRTVMHLVEKASRERIYPVGRLDRNTTGLLLMTNDGDLADKLSHPRNSITKLYQVELSKSLTQGDLNKLTFGLELEDGVIKPDAVSYVAGGSKREVGIQIHSGKNRIVRRMFEHLGYEVVKLDRVVYANLTKKDLPRGRWRYLDEKEVIQLKHLMK; encoded by the coding sequence ATGGTATTTAAGAGACCAGCAGGTAGTCGCGACGACAAACCCGGAAAGTCGTCATCAAGGAGTCCAAGATCCGACGACCGACCAAAAAAATCAGCATCAACCCCAAAAGGTAAAGCTACTCCAAACGGAGAGAAAAAAATACTTTCCAGGCCGGAAAAAACATTCCAAAGCAACAGGTTCAGTGACGATAAGCCCAAAAGCAATTTTAGGGCCGGTGAATCATCTGGCGATAAAAGATCAGGAGCTAAGCCGAGGCCTTACTCTGGCAGGCCGGCAGCCGACAGCGACGACAGGCCAAAAAGAAATTTTGGCGGCAATAGCGCAGGCGAAAGGAAGTCATTTAGTGGCGGTCCGCGTAAACCTTACAGCGGCAGGCCAACAACCAGTGATAACGACAGGCCGAAAAGAAGTTTCGGCGGCGAATCACAAGGCGAAAAGAAATCTTACTCATCTCCGCGTACCCGTTCATCAGCAAGCTTTGAGGGCAAACCTAAAAGAAGCTTTGGCGGTGATGCAGGGGGCGAACGTAAATTTGCACCAAGAGGAACCGAGGGCGGTTTTAAAAAACGCGAAGGCGGCTTTAAAGAGAAATCACCATTTGGCGAAAGGCCGGCACACAGGCCGCATGACAGGGAAAACCAACAGGATGCCCCTAAAACCATGCGCAGCCGTAAAAATTCTCCTGCAAAAAAATCAGAAGACGACGGGCTGATCCGCCTGAACCGTTACATATCAAACGCTGGTATCTGTTCGCGCCGTAAGGCCGACGAACTGATTACCGCGGGCGTGGTATCTGTAAACGGCGAAGTGGTAACAGAATTAGGTACCAAAGTTGATCCGTTTAAGGATACTATTAAATATAACGGCGAAACACTGAAACGCGAGAAAATGGTTTATGTATTGTTAAATAAGCCAAAGGATTATATTACCACAACCGATGATCCGCAGGAGCGCCGTACCGTAATGCACCTGGTTGAAAAGGCAAGCCGCGAGCGTATTTACCCCGTTGGCCGTCTTGACCGTAACACCACCGGTTTGTTATTAATGACCAACGATGGTGATTTGGCCGATAAGCTATCGCACCCGCGTAACAGCATTACTAAATTATACCAGGTTGAATTAAGCAAAAGCTTAACCCAGGGCGACCTGAATAAATTAACTTTCGGTCTTGAGCTGGAAGACGGTGTAATTAAGCCCGACGCGGTATCGTACGTAGCCGGCGGTTCAAAACGTGAAGTTGGCATCCAGATCCACAGCGGCAAAAACCGTATTGTACGCCGTATGTTTGAGCACCTGGGTTACGAGGTGGTAAAACTGGACAGGGTGGTTTATGCCAACCTTACCAAAAAGGACCTTCCGCGTGGCCGCTGGCGTTACCTCGATGAAAAAGAAGTGATCCAGTTAAAACACCTGATGAAATAA
- a CDS encoding lactonase family protein, giving the protein MKKFLLIIAMLSPALTFAQNKKTGPKTFDLVVGTYTTGKSKGIVVYRFYAETGKLAYLSEIDGVNNPSYLTLSANNKFIYAVNELPKGEVSAFSFEPKTGKMTFINKQSTLGADPCHISVDKAQKNLIIANYSSGNVAVMPLNKDGSIANGMQTEHDGGHSVNKERQESAHAHMAVFTPDEKYVLYNDLGTDKINIYRYRPSKDPRIVPATPAFVSVAPGEGPRHLEFSADKKTVYLVTEMGSNVIAFDYNNGKLKQKQSITMLPDGFTGQTAGAAIHLSPDGRFLYASNRLETNEINIYAVNQETGLLTFVARQSTYGKNPRDFAIDPTGNFLIVANQNSDNMWVFKIDQNTGKLAQTGIRVDIGNPVCLKFTPAE; this is encoded by the coding sequence ATGAAGAAATTTCTTTTGATCATCGCTATGCTTTCACCGGCGCTAACATTTGCACAAAATAAAAAAACAGGGCCTAAGACTTTCGACCTGGTGGTTGGTACTTATACCACAGGCAAAAGTAAAGGCATTGTGGTATACCGCTTTTATGCCGAAACCGGCAAACTGGCTTATCTCAGCGAAATTGATGGCGTAAACAATCCGTCGTATTTGACGTTAAGCGCCAATAATAAATTTATTTACGCGGTTAACGAACTGCCTAAAGGTGAGGTAAGCGCGTTTTCATTTGAGCCCAAAACGGGCAAAATGACTTTTATCAACAAGCAATCAACACTGGGTGCCGATCCATGCCACATCTCAGTTGATAAAGCACAAAAAAACCTGATCATAGCTAACTACTCAAGCGGCAACGTTGCGGTAATGCCTTTAAACAAAGATGGTTCGATAGCCAACGGGATGCAAACCGAGCATGATGGCGGGCATAGTGTAAACAAAGAACGACAGGAATCCGCCCATGCGCATATGGCTGTTTTTACACCCGACGAAAAATATGTGTTGTATAATGACCTCGGTACCGATAAAATAAATATCTACCGCTATCGCCCGTCAAAAGATCCCCGTATCGTACCGGCAACACCGGCCTTTGTAAGTGTTGCCCCCGGCGAAGGCCCGAGGCACCTGGAATTTTCGGCCGATAAAAAGACTGTTTACCTGGTAACTGAAATGGGATCGAACGTTATTGCGTTTGATTACAATAACGGCAAGCTGAAACAGAAACAATCCATTACCATGCTGCCAGATGGCTTTACCGGCCAAACTGCAGGTGCCGCTATTCATCTGTCGCCCGATGGCCGTTTTCTGTATGCTTCAAATCGTTTAGAAACCAACGAGATCAATATTTATGCGGTAAACCAGGAAACCGGCTTGCTTACTTTTGTAGCGCGCCAGTCCACCTATGGCAAAAACCCACGCGATTTTGCTATCGACCCAACTGGTAACTTCCTGATAGTAGCTAACCAGAACAGCGATAACATGTGGGTATTCAAAATAGACCAAAACACCGGCAAACTTGCCCAAACAGGTATCAGAGTTGATATCGGCAACCCGGTATGCTTAAAATTTACACCAGCTGAGTAA